In Humulus lupulus chromosome 7, drHumLupu1.1, whole genome shotgun sequence, the following are encoded in one genomic region:
- the LOC133792468 gene encoding uncharacterized protein LOC133792468, with the protein MTSNAKLFRQLIDVSPTSVRLPNGKHAIATKEGTITLSPNMVLTNVLYVPDLTCNLLSVSHLLSNLSYSITFTDKLCIIQDRTLRTLIGADERCDSDISLHNTDDDVFQSKEYYDHVTLYEDTPLPRGSEEHSIMVDDIDAGIEQLIPPLAAITAGIEPTSFKEVVKDPGWRKAMQEEIDALK; encoded by the exons ATGACTAGTAATGCTAAATTATTTAGGCAATTGATTGACGTTTCTCCTACTTCCGTTAGGCTGCCTAATGGGAAGCATGCCATTGCCACTAAAGAAGGCACAATTACTTTGAGCCCAAATATGGTGCTCACTAATGTATTATATGTTCCTGATCTTACTTGTAATTTGTTATCAGTGTCTCACTTGCTTTCCAACCTCTCTTATTCTATCACTTTTACTGATAAGCTTTGCATCATACAGGATCGTACTTTGAGGACTTTGATTGGAGCGGATGAACGATGTGACAG TGACATCTCTTTACACAATACTGATGATGATGTGTTCCAAAGTAAGGAGTATTATGATCATGTCACTCTGTATGAGGATACTCCTTTGCCAAGGGGGAGTGAGGAACATTCAATTATGGTAGACGATATTGATGCTGGGATTGAACAACTCATCCCACCACTTGCGG CAATTACTGCAGGCATCGAACCCACCTCCTTTAAAGAAGTTGTTAAGGATCCTGGTTGGCGAAAAGCAATGCAAGAAGAAATAGATGCACTTAAGTGA